Proteins found in one Brachypodium distachyon strain Bd21 chromosome 5, Brachypodium_distachyon_v3.0, whole genome shotgun sequence genomic segment:
- the LOC100830167 gene encoding uncharacterized protein LOC100830167: MQGEVAGGGGEPPMQMVLRVKHPSSLSSGGGSEEAAAEGEGSSRSALSVFKAKEEQIERKKMEVREKVFAQLGRVEEESKRLAFIRQELEGMADPTRKEVESIQRRIDTVNRQLKPLSKNCVKKEKEYKEILEAYNEKSKEKALLVNRLIELVSESERMRMKKLEELNKTVDSLY, from the exons ATGCAGGGAGAGGTGGCgggtggtggcggcgagcCGCCGATGCAGATGGTGCTGCGGGTGAAGCACCCGTCGTCGCTgtcgtccggcggcggcagcgaagAAGCAGCGGCGGAAGGCGAGGGGTCGTCGAGGTCGGCTCTGTCGGTGTtcaaggccaaggaggagcagatcgagaggaagaagatggaggtCAGGGAGAAGGTGTTCGCGCAGCTCGGACGCGTCGAGGAGGAGTCCAAGCGCCTTGCCTTCATACGACAG GAGCTAGAAGGGATGGCGGATCCTACCAGGAAAGAGGTGGAGTCGATACAGAGGCGGATCGACACGGTGAACCGTCAGCTAAAGCCTCTCAGCAAGAATTGCGTCAAGAAG GAGAAAGAATACAAAGAGATTCTGGAGGCCTACAACGAGAAGAGCAAGGAGAAGGCGCTGCTTGTCAACAGGCTGATCGAG CTGGTGAGCGAAAGCGagaggatgaggatgaagaAGCTTGAGGAGCTCAACAAGACAGTCGACTCGCTCTATTAG
- the LOC100830477 gene encoding DNA-binding protein S1FA yields MAEQFGDSANNVIIEEANKGLNPGMIVLLVVATFLLLFFVGNYALYLYAQKTLPPKKKKPVSKKKLKREKLKQGVSAPGE; encoded by the exons ATGGCGGAGCAGTTCGGGGATTCGGCG AACAATGTAATCATCGAAGAGGCCAACAAGGGTCTGAACCCTGGAATGATTGTTCTGCTTGTGGTTGCGACCTTTCTGCTGCTTTTCTTTGTCGGGAACTATGCGCTCTACCTGTATGCGCAGAAGACACTCCCtcctaagaagaagaagccagtCTCCAAGAAGAAGCTCAAGAGGGAAAAGCTGAAGCAAGGGGTTTCTGCACCAGGAGAGTGA